In Hyalangium minutum, a single window of DNA contains:
- a CDS encoding caspase family protein — translation MKRLLLMLLGALVACASPSAQEKGGLVPLRLDEAALSTAYAPRRIALLVGISEFQDPQWRNLRYSEKDATDLAAALKDPARGHFDQVRMLTRPEQTTRAAILSALHELQREATRPDDVVVVYFSAHGTLARDGQGELRRYLVTQDASYRSISQTALSMDVLKAEFDKLPSRRRLLVLATCHSGSGKSLLPKELEAELTGIKSGFYARPLEESSRASMVFAACDWGETAREDEGLRNDIYTYFLIEGLNGKADRNMDGAVTATEAHDYARRRTFAFTQGRQRPSAEILEVGADPVVLSGSINRTGRPELFSYNPRLDGFTLKVDGEPRTELPGGTAVVPGKRTVELTKGDAVLVRREIDMTAGERLPLEELLSDTFPRRSLALVGGVFSFVDGKSRAELLPASPEVAAVLRLEDKPLQDFALLLDVGGIRGQHRLKLAPGSEVPFGYTRLSVGVGMPYLWRWDRLSLYAGPRVAALYLRRSFQVEAFTGGQNYFTVSPGVVGGMVWRLGDRLELTSQAQVMLTYVVVDGQGQAVGFTGGWAGMGYRF, via the coding sequence GTGAAGCGCCTGCTCCTCATGTTGCTCGGGGCCCTCGTGGCCTGCGCGAGCCCCTCGGCCCAGGAGAAGGGCGGCCTGGTGCCGCTCCGACTCGATGAGGCGGCCCTCTCCACCGCCTATGCGCCCCGGCGCATCGCCCTGTTGGTGGGCATCTCCGAGTTCCAGGATCCCCAGTGGCGCAACCTGCGCTACTCCGAGAAGGACGCCACGGATCTGGCCGCCGCGCTGAAGGATCCGGCGCGCGGGCATTTCGATCAGGTGCGCATGCTCACGCGCCCCGAGCAGACGACGCGCGCGGCCATCCTCTCCGCGCTGCACGAGCTGCAGCGGGAGGCCACCCGGCCGGATGACGTGGTGGTCGTCTACTTCTCCGCGCACGGCACGCTGGCGAGGGACGGACAGGGCGAGCTGAGGCGCTACCTCGTCACCCAGGATGCTTCGTACCGCTCCATCTCGCAGACGGCCCTCTCCATGGACGTGCTGAAGGCGGAGTTCGACAAGCTCCCCAGCCGGCGGCGGCTGCTGGTGCTGGCCACCTGCCACAGCGGCAGCGGCAAGTCGCTGCTGCCCAAGGAGCTGGAGGCGGAGCTGACGGGCATCAAGTCCGGCTTCTACGCGCGCCCCCTGGAGGAGTCGAGCCGGGCTTCCATGGTGTTCGCCGCCTGCGACTGGGGCGAGACGGCCCGCGAGGACGAGGGGCTGCGCAACGACATCTACACGTACTTCCTCATTGAAGGGCTCAACGGCAAGGCGGACCGGAACATGGACGGCGCCGTCACCGCCACCGAGGCGCATGACTACGCGCGCCGCCGCACCTTCGCTTTCACCCAGGGGCGCCAGCGCCCGTCGGCGGAGATCCTCGAGGTGGGCGCGGATCCGGTGGTGCTCTCCGGCAGCATCAACCGCACGGGGCGCCCGGAGCTGTTCTCCTACAACCCGCGGCTGGACGGCTTCACCCTCAAGGTGGACGGAGAGCCGCGCACGGAGCTGCCCGGCGGCACGGCGGTGGTCCCTGGCAAGCGCACCGTGGAGCTGACCAAGGGCGACGCGGTGCTGGTGCGGCGGGAGATCGACATGACCGCCGGCGAGCGCCTGCCTTTGGAGGAGCTGCTGTCGGACACCTTCCCGCGACGCTCGCTCGCGCTGGTGGGCGGAGTGTTCTCCTTCGTGGACGGCAAGAGCCGCGCCGAGCTGCTGCCCGCCTCGCCCGAGGTGGCCGCGGTGCTGCGGCTGGAGGACAAGCCGCTGCAGGACTTCGCGCTGCTCCTGGATGTAGGCGGCATCCGAGGCCAGCACCGCCTGAAACTCGCGCCCGGCTCCGAGGTGCCCTTTGGCTACACCCGCCTCTCCGTGGGCGTGGGCATGCCGTATTTGTGGCGGTGGGACCGGCTGTCACTTTATGCAGGACCGCGTGTGGCCGCTCTCTACCTCCGGCGGTCCTTCCAAGTGGAGGCATTCACCGGTGGGCAGAACTACTTCACCGTGAGCCCGGGCGTAGTGGGTGGCATGGTGTGGCGGCTGGGTGACAGGCTGGAGCTGACCTCTCAGGCCCAGGTCATGCTCACGTACGTGGTGGTGGACGGACAAGGACAGGCGGTGGGGTTCACCGGCGGCTGGGCAGGCATGGGGTACCGGTTCTGA
- a CDS encoding carboxypeptidase-like regulatory domain-containing protein, translated as MRQTLHIAMVVGLALGALGCGELENAPFRLGTVQGRLTESDASVALVAVMGAPELRSTLAADGSFKLEQVPAGQAELFIIASASKALRVSLIVQGGQSVTVGSLTPKEASFLALRLKAPSHEPVEQAQVTLVGTPMLPLQPDEHGRLSVGPLPDGCYTLSISAPGFPDVASETCLGSGETQEVKVNLPAPSKKCEQTGCSQGFVCAQNGRCVECLDDSHCVSGLSCRGMRCEGEAPVCTSCEGDWQCGSKASCQEFADGSKACVTSCANANQCEDGFTCQAGRCLPDEAQFNGCPAYVKLGTSCDNPVLCRNQGLVNGLCVGGRCTIPCDTGRVCPEEFSCENTSDGRVCISE; from the coding sequence ATGCGCCAGACACTGCACATCGCGATGGTGGTCGGGCTGGCGCTCGGCGCGCTCGGGTGCGGAGAGCTGGAGAACGCCCCGTTCCGCCTCGGCACGGTGCAAGGCCGCCTCACGGAGAGCGATGCATCCGTGGCCCTGGTCGCCGTCATGGGAGCCCCCGAGCTGCGCAGCACCCTGGCGGCGGATGGGAGCTTCAAGCTCGAGCAGGTCCCCGCGGGGCAGGCCGAGCTGTTCATCATCGCCTCGGCGAGCAAGGCCCTGCGCGTGTCGCTGATCGTCCAGGGCGGGCAGTCCGTCACCGTAGGCTCGCTGACCCCCAAGGAGGCCAGCTTCCTCGCGTTGCGGCTGAAGGCTCCCTCGCACGAGCCCGTGGAGCAAGCGCAGGTGACGCTGGTGGGCACCCCCATGCTGCCGCTGCAGCCGGACGAGCATGGGCGCCTGAGCGTGGGGCCACTTCCGGATGGCTGCTACACGCTGAGCATCTCCGCCCCTGGCTTCCCCGATGTGGCGTCCGAGACATGCTTGGGCTCCGGAGAGACCCAAGAGGTGAAGGTAAACCTCCCCGCCCCGAGCAAGAAGTGCGAGCAGACGGGCTGCTCGCAAGGCTTCGTCTGCGCGCAGAACGGCCGGTGCGTGGAGTGCCTGGACGACTCGCACTGCGTCTCCGGGCTCTCCTGCCGCGGCATGCGCTGCGAGGGCGAGGCCCCCGTCTGCACCTCCTGCGAGGGGGACTGGCAGTGCGGCTCCAAGGCGAGTTGCCAGGAGTTCGCCGATGGCTCCAAGGCCTGCGTGACGTCCTGCGCGAACGCCAATCAGTGCGAGGATGGCTTCACCTGCCAAGCGGGCCGATGCCTGCCCGACGAGGCCCAGTTCAATGGCTGCCCGGCATACGTCAAGCTGGGTACCTCGTGCGACAACCCGGTGCTGTGCCGGAACCAGGGGCTCGTCAACGGGCTCTGCGTGGGAGGCCGCTGCACCATCCCATGCGACACCGGCCGGGTGTGCCCGGAGGAGTTCTCCTGCGAGAACACCAGCGACGGGCGCGTGTGCATCTCCGAGTAG
- a CDS encoding DNA-binding domain-containing protein yields MRPGLRHFFNSMTEYFADPAGLERLRAAHPGWEAPDSRVALYGEFVQAHVREVVEKLYPLVKAVVGAERWEVLVKGYFPTRPARHFEMNQAGESFPAYVADVTADQGLPEFLPALARFEWADWAVYASEERVPERVERLTVNPTLAVLQHPYRLCAYVRSKAAAPAPAAGDEMALLWRHPRQLNTWFMAAHDRALLVLKMAVEGFAVADVAAATGAAEQDVRRAVDECVADGLILTP; encoded by the coding sequence ATGAGGCCCGGGCTGCGGCACTTCTTCAACTCGATGACGGAGTACTTCGCGGACCCTGCGGGGCTGGAGCGGCTGCGCGCGGCGCACCCGGGCTGGGAGGCGCCGGACTCGCGCGTGGCGCTGTATGGGGAGTTCGTGCAGGCGCACGTGCGCGAGGTGGTGGAGAAGCTCTACCCACTGGTGAAGGCGGTGGTGGGGGCGGAGCGCTGGGAGGTGCTGGTGAAGGGCTACTTCCCCACGCGCCCCGCGCGGCACTTCGAGATGAACCAGGCGGGAGAGTCCTTCCCGGCCTATGTGGCGGATGTGACGGCGGACCAGGGGCTGCCGGAGTTCCTCCCCGCGCTCGCGCGCTTCGAGTGGGCCGACTGGGCGGTGTATGCCTCCGAGGAGCGGGTACCGGAGCGCGTGGAGCGGCTCACGGTCAACCCCACGCTGGCGGTGCTCCAGCACCCGTACCGGCTCTGCGCCTACGTTCGGAGCAAGGCGGCGGCCCCGGCGCCGGCGGCGGGCGACGAGATGGCGCTCCTGTGGCGGCACCCGCGCCAGCTCAACACGTGGTTCATGGCGGCCCATGATCGCGCGCTCCTGGTGCTGAAGATGGCGGTGGAGGGGTTCGCGGTGGCGGACGTGGCAGCGGCCACGGGCGCGGCGGAGCAGGACGTGCGGCGGGCCGTGGACGAGTGCGTTGCGGACGGACTGATCCTCACGCCGTGA
- a CDS encoding DUF692 domain-containing protein, whose amino-acid sequence MSESYAQRHGLRPLGAGIGLRRSFYETLPRTERTVDWLEIIPENFLSLGGRSRHTLEACKERWTLLSHGVGLNIGGPDPLDEDYVTRLSALVKELDMPFFSDHLCYTRLGGVYLHDLLPLPFNEEAVEYVVPRVREVMARVGRPFLLENPSYYARMPGGTLEEATFLRHVVEQADCGLLLDVNNVYVNAQNHGYDPRAFVDALPLDRVVQLHMAGHTRYPDVIIDTHVGPVPGDVWSLYRYVVERTGPVSTLIEWDQDIPSLEAVLDEADQARAVLKEVAR is encoded by the coding sequence GTGTCCGAGAGCTACGCGCAGAGGCATGGGTTGAGACCACTGGGGGCTGGCATCGGGCTCCGGCGCAGCTTCTACGAGACGCTGCCTCGCACCGAGCGCACGGTCGACTGGCTGGAGATCATCCCCGAGAACTTCCTGTCTCTGGGCGGCCGTTCGCGGCACACGCTGGAGGCCTGCAAGGAGCGCTGGACGCTGCTCTCGCACGGCGTGGGGCTCAACATCGGCGGCCCGGATCCGCTGGATGAGGACTATGTCACCCGGCTGTCCGCGCTCGTGAAGGAGCTGGACATGCCCTTCTTCTCGGATCACCTCTGCTACACGCGCCTGGGTGGGGTGTACCTGCATGACTTGCTCCCGCTGCCCTTCAACGAGGAGGCGGTCGAGTACGTGGTGCCTCGCGTCCGCGAGGTGATGGCGCGGGTGGGCCGGCCCTTCCTGCTGGAGAACCCGAGCTACTACGCGCGCATGCCGGGCGGGACGCTGGAGGAGGCCACCTTCCTGCGGCACGTGGTGGAGCAGGCCGACTGTGGGCTCCTGCTCGACGTGAACAACGTCTACGTCAACGCGCAGAACCACGGGTATGACCCGCGCGCCTTCGTGGACGCGCTGCCGCTGGATCGCGTGGTGCAGCTCCACATGGCCGGGCATACGCGCTACCCGGACGTCATCATCGACACCCATGTCGGCCCCGTGCCCGGCGACGTGTGGTCGCTCTACCGCTACGTGGTGGAGCGCACCGGGCCGGTGTCCACGCTGATCGAGTGGGATCAGGACATCCCCTCCCTGGAGGCGGTGCTGGACGAGGCGGATCAGGCGCGCGCCGTGCTGAAGGAGGTGGCGCGATGA
- a CDS encoding YceI family protein codes for MFVRFAALCLATLLPLAAVAQPKAPAAPAKQTFVFNDPNNRDTITFVLDAPLEVINGLSNQVKGSITVEGNKASGKLAVPVSSIKTGNETRDGHLQNEKWLDAAKYPDIVVEFKDLVLPGPLEPGKSVKLKTQGKFSIHGVTREEPVEVTAFYLKESEDTGKRAPGDLLRVRAKFQIPLEAYKINRTGALILKVAEMADVSVDAWGSTQFKL; via the coding sequence ATGTTCGTACGCTTCGCCGCGCTGTGCCTTGCCACCCTGCTGCCCCTGGCCGCTGTCGCTCAGCCGAAGGCTCCTGCCGCTCCCGCCAAGCAGACCTTCGTCTTCAATGATCCGAACAACCGCGACACCATCACCTTCGTGCTGGATGCACCACTGGAAGTGATCAACGGCCTGTCCAACCAGGTGAAGGGCTCCATCACCGTGGAGGGCAACAAGGCCTCCGGCAAGCTCGCCGTCCCGGTCAGCTCCATCAAGACGGGCAATGAGACGCGCGATGGCCACCTGCAGAACGAGAAGTGGCTGGACGCGGCGAAGTACCCGGACATCGTCGTCGAGTTCAAGGATCTGGTGCTGCCGGGTCCGCTGGAGCCGGGCAAGTCCGTGAAGCTGAAGACGCAGGGCAAGTTCTCCATCCACGGCGTGACGCGCGAGGAGCCGGTGGAAGTCACCGCCTTCTACCTGAAGGAGTCCGAGGACACGGGCAAGCGCGCCCCGGGCGATCTGCTCCGCGTGCGCGCCAAGTTCCAGATTCCCCTTGAGGCTTACAAGATCAACCGAACGGGCGCACTCATCCTCAAGGTGGCCGAGATGGCCGATGTGTCGGTGGACGCTTGGGGCTCCACCCAGTTCAAGCTGTAG
- a CDS encoding DUF1015 domain-containing protein, translated as MAELRPFRGLRPPKELAQKLVAPPYDVVNAEEARAYAKGNPDSFFRISRPEIDLPPGTDEHADEVYAKGCENLVEFQKTGRLVQEAEPCFYLYRQRMGSHVQTGVVAAASVREYDAQLIKKHELTRADKEDDRTRHVDELGGNDEPVFLTYRATAAVAALVEEGTRGAPEYDFTTEDGIGHTFWVVRGELNEKLQEAFRAVPALYIADGHHRSAAASRVHALRQQRGEGGGHDRFLAVVFPHDQMQILDYNRVVKDLRGLSPEQLLQKLGERFEVKPGTQKKPDRGHQFGMYLGGQWYQLTAKPGTFETTPTGVLDVTILQRNVLEPLLGIGDPRKDSRIHFVGGIRGMEELERLVNGGAWKVAFSMFPTSLDQLMAIADAGEIMPPKSTWFEPKLRSGLVLHLF; from the coding sequence TTGGCTGAACTCCGTCCCTTCCGTGGCCTCCGCCCTCCGAAGGAACTGGCACAGAAGCTCGTGGCACCTCCGTATGACGTGGTGAACGCCGAGGAGGCGCGCGCCTACGCGAAGGGCAACCCGGACAGCTTCTTCCGCATCTCCCGCCCGGAGATCGACTTGCCGCCCGGCACGGACGAGCACGCGGACGAGGTGTACGCGAAGGGCTGTGAGAACCTCGTGGAGTTCCAGAAGACGGGGCGGCTCGTGCAGGAGGCGGAGCCGTGCTTCTACCTGTACCGCCAGCGCATGGGCTCGCATGTGCAGACGGGGGTGGTGGCCGCCGCGAGCGTGCGGGAGTACGACGCCCAGCTCATCAAGAAGCACGAGCTGACGCGCGCGGACAAGGAGGACGACCGCACGCGGCACGTGGACGAGCTGGGCGGCAATGACGAACCGGTGTTCCTCACGTACCGGGCCACGGCGGCCGTTGCCGCGCTGGTGGAGGAGGGCACGCGCGGCGCCCCCGAGTACGACTTTACGACCGAGGACGGAATCGGGCACACCTTCTGGGTGGTGCGCGGCGAGCTGAATGAAAAGCTGCAGGAGGCCTTCCGCGCGGTGCCGGCGCTCTACATTGCGGACGGGCACCACCGCTCCGCGGCCGCCTCGCGCGTCCATGCCCTGCGCCAGCAGCGCGGGGAAGGTGGGGGACACGATCGGTTCCTCGCCGTGGTGTTCCCGCACGATCAGATGCAGATCCTCGACTACAACCGCGTGGTGAAGGACCTGCGCGGCCTGTCGCCGGAGCAGCTGCTGCAGAAGCTGGGCGAGCGCTTCGAGGTGAAGCCGGGCACGCAGAAGAAGCCGGACCGGGGGCACCAGTTTGGCATGTACCTGGGCGGCCAGTGGTACCAGCTCACCGCGAAGCCGGGCACGTTCGAGACGACGCCCACGGGCGTGCTGGACGTGACGATTCTCCAGCGCAACGTGCTGGAGCCGCTGCTGGGCATTGGGGATCCGCGCAAGGACTCGCGCATCCACTTCGTGGGCGGCATCCGCGGCATGGAGGAACTCGAGCGCCTGGTGAATGGCGGGGCGTGGAAGGTGGCCTTCTCGATGTTCCCGACCAGCCTGGATCAGCTCATGGCCATCGCGGACGCGGGCGAGATCATGCCGCCCAAGTCCACGTGGTTCGAGCCCAAGCTGCGCAGCGGGTTGGTGCTCCACCTGTTCTGA
- a CDS encoding helix-turn-helix domain-containing protein, translated as MNENALNANVGLKLRGLRLARNIKQTDAAKELGVSPAYLNLIEKGKRVMPFPLLWKALRYFDQDPEQFMSSLGEGRVDEALAKLLDEPLLKSLDIDSESLQSLSAEPKLAGTVAALFNLYKNTRTQLENVLAQLSSEERARAQRNDGPGLRYDYSPYDEVSDFLEQHRNYFPELEEQAEALRRDFKLERLLTSSQLIRLLEERFGFRVNFERAPSGSSVVRRLDLEEQTLTLSPDLTEQPLKFQVATSIGLLMMDRAKLVERIVGGNRTRHAETVRLIKVNLSNYFAGALMLPYGDFFREVERSRYDVELLSSIFGTTYETVAHRLCNLSDPKRPGLPFHFLRADIAGNISKRYSGTGLKFASGGGSCGKWAVHLAFLNPGQLTRQYSMMPDGAAYFCFAKVQLQPIEGSIVKGTAYSIGLGTHAENAKYLAYGLPTTDLRKDAVATGITCRFCERTDCNQRAAPSYRFAFAFDEYTKKDCFFSPLLVHEQGDNWTSQGERTENGERNGAHKDGRQELLDKQARRRNKGEP; from the coding sequence ATGAACGAGAATGCACTGAACGCGAACGTTGGCCTGAAGCTCAGAGGCCTGCGGCTCGCGCGCAATATCAAGCAGACGGACGCGGCGAAGGAGCTGGGGGTGTCCCCGGCGTACCTGAACCTCATCGAGAAGGGCAAGCGGGTGATGCCCTTCCCGCTGCTGTGGAAGGCGCTGCGCTACTTCGATCAGGATCCTGAGCAGTTCATGTCCTCGCTGGGCGAGGGCCGGGTGGACGAGGCGCTGGCGAAGCTGCTGGACGAGCCGCTGCTGAAGAGCCTGGATATCGACTCGGAGTCGCTCCAGAGCCTGTCGGCGGAGCCGAAGCTGGCGGGCACGGTGGCCGCCCTGTTCAACCTGTACAAGAACACGCGCACGCAGTTGGAGAACGTGCTGGCGCAGCTGTCCTCCGAGGAGCGGGCGCGCGCGCAGCGCAACGACGGGCCGGGCCTGCGCTACGACTACTCGCCCTACGACGAGGTGAGCGACTTCCTGGAGCAGCACCGCAACTACTTCCCGGAGCTGGAAGAGCAGGCGGAGGCACTGCGGCGGGACTTCAAGCTGGAGCGGCTGTTGACCAGCTCCCAGCTCATCCGCCTGCTCGAGGAGCGGTTTGGCTTCCGGGTGAACTTCGAGCGCGCCCCCAGCGGCTCGTCCGTGGTGCGGCGGCTGGACTTGGAAGAGCAGACCCTGACGCTGTCTCCGGACCTGACGGAGCAGCCACTGAAGTTCCAGGTGGCCACCTCCATCGGGCTGCTGATGATGGACCGGGCGAAGCTGGTGGAGCGAATCGTGGGGGGCAACCGCACGCGGCACGCGGAGACGGTGCGCCTCATCAAGGTGAACCTGTCCAACTACTTCGCCGGCGCGCTGATGCTGCCCTACGGGGACTTCTTCCGAGAAGTGGAGCGCTCGCGCTACGACGTGGAGCTGCTCTCGAGCATCTTCGGCACCACGTACGAGACGGTGGCCCACCGGCTGTGCAACCTGTCCGACCCCAAGCGGCCGGGGCTTCCCTTCCACTTCCTGCGGGCGGACATCGCCGGCAACATCTCCAAGCGCTACAGCGGCACGGGGCTGAAGTTCGCCAGCGGCGGCGGCTCGTGCGGCAAGTGGGCGGTGCACCTGGCGTTCCTCAACCCGGGCCAGCTCACGCGGCAGTACTCGATGATGCCGGACGGGGCGGCGTACTTCTGCTTCGCCAAGGTGCAGCTGCAGCCCATCGAGGGCTCCATCGTGAAGGGCACGGCGTACTCCATCGGCCTGGGTACCCACGCGGAGAACGCGAAGTACCTGGCCTATGGGCTGCCCACCACGGATCTGCGCAAGGACGCGGTGGCCACGGGGATTACGTGCCGGTTCTGCGAGCGCACGGACTGCAACCAGCGCGCGGCGCCCAGCTACCGGTTCGCCTTCGCGTTCGACGAGTACACGAAGAAGGACTGCTTCTTCTCCCCGCTGCTGGTGCACGAGCAGGGCGACAACTGGACCTCCCAGGGCGAGCGCACGGAGAACGGGGAAAGGAATGGGGCCCATAAGGACGGCCGTCAGGAACTGCTGGACAAGCAGGCGCGGCGCCGTAACAAAGGCGAGCCATGA
- a CDS encoding tetratricopeptide repeat protein, whose product MSLTDTERAHIQETLQKQRDALATLRFTGSPEQVGQGLLQLAELHGLLEDHAASRKHYEEALSLFKTARHKTGQAQALYGLGVARAQFEDHKGSIEWIAQAAALYNEVKDKEGEALCRACIGESLRALGHTDGAEEKYQEALILFRQTRNTDRVAALLMDIGDIRMEAGDYKRARERFLEALTILEKGEEPEPLALCQLLLGEAEGLMGNHEAARPHLLEAVELYAQLHDHVFEARARWDLGLACYHSKDFPAARVQLEAVLPLYEEQGRTEEAAKVRNVLAHFTASGV is encoded by the coding sequence ATGAGTCTGACGGACACCGAACGCGCCCACATCCAAGAGACCCTCCAGAAGCAACGGGATGCGCTGGCGACGCTGCGCTTCACCGGCAGCCCTGAGCAGGTGGGCCAGGGGTTGCTTCAGCTCGCCGAGCTGCACGGCCTGCTGGAGGACCACGCCGCGAGCCGCAAGCACTATGAGGAGGCGCTGAGCCTCTTCAAGACGGCGCGGCACAAGACGGGGCAGGCCCAGGCGCTGTACGGGCTGGGCGTGGCGCGGGCTCAGTTCGAGGACCACAAGGGCTCCATCGAGTGGATCGCCCAGGCCGCGGCCCTCTACAACGAGGTGAAGGACAAGGAGGGCGAGGCCCTCTGCCGCGCGTGCATTGGTGAGTCCCTGCGCGCGCTGGGCCACACGGACGGCGCCGAGGAGAAGTACCAAGAGGCGCTGATCCTCTTCCGGCAGACGCGCAACACGGACCGGGTGGCGGCGCTGCTGATGGACATCGGCGACATCCGCATGGAGGCCGGGGACTACAAGCGCGCCCGGGAGCGCTTCCTGGAGGCGCTGACGATTCTGGAGAAGGGCGAGGAGCCGGAGCCGCTCGCGCTGTGCCAGCTGCTGCTGGGCGAGGCGGAGGGGCTGATGGGTAACCACGAGGCGGCGCGGCCCCACCTGCTGGAGGCCGTGGAGCTGTACGCGCAGCTGCATGACCACGTCTTCGAGGCCCGGGCCCGGTGGGACCTGGGGCTGGCCTGCTACCACTCCAAGGACTTTCCTGCGGCGCGAGTCCAGCTCGAGGCGGTGCTGCCCCTCTACGAGGAGCAGGGCCGCACGGAGGAGGCCGCCAAGGTGCGCAACGTGCTGGCGCACTTCACCGCGAGCGGCGTGTAG
- a CDS encoding sulfite exporter TauE/SafE family protein: MTLFLLIAAGAFGGLTGAMLGIGGGVVLVPLLVFGFHLPLEEAVPASLMCVVASSCAAAASYVDNRLSDIRLGLTLELATVVGAITGGLVAAYLAPAMVAVVFGLFTLYVALQILLVRTRNEEPAATTVYTPTNYPLGISGSFVAGGLSALLGVGGGPLKVPLMSYGMRVPFKVASATSNLMIGVTGAASVASYAWRGHMKLPLVAPLVVGVLAGAYVGSRLMPRVPTAVLKKLFAVVLLVVAGQMFWKGGEGLWPSIWK; this comes from the coding sequence ATGACACTCTTCCTCCTCATCGCAGCGGGCGCTTTCGGCGGCCTGACAGGCGCCATGCTTGGCATCGGCGGTGGGGTGGTGCTCGTGCCTCTGCTCGTGTTCGGTTTCCACCTCCCGCTCGAAGAAGCCGTACCCGCGAGCCTGATGTGTGTGGTGGCCAGCTCGTGTGCGGCCGCCGCCAGCTATGTGGACAATCGCCTGAGTGACATCCGACTGGGGCTCACGCTGGAGCTCGCCACCGTGGTGGGTGCCATCACCGGTGGGTTGGTCGCCGCCTACCTCGCTCCGGCCATGGTGGCGGTGGTGTTCGGCCTCTTCACCCTCTATGTCGCGCTGCAGATCCTCCTGGTGCGCACGCGGAACGAAGAGCCCGCGGCCACTACCGTCTACACGCCGACCAACTACCCGCTGGGCATCTCCGGCTCGTTCGTGGCCGGAGGGCTGTCCGCGCTGCTGGGCGTGGGCGGCGGCCCGCTCAAAGTGCCACTGATGAGCTACGGGATGCGGGTGCCCTTCAAGGTGGCCAGTGCCACCAGTAACCTGATGATCGGCGTGACGGGCGCCGCCAGCGTGGCGTCCTACGCTTGGCGCGGGCACATGAAGCTGCCGCTCGTCGCTCCGCTGGTGGTGGGCGTGCTCGCCGGGGCGTACGTGGGCAGCCGGCTCATGCCGCGCGTGCCCACGGCGGTGCTCAAGAAGCTGTTCGCAGTCGTCTTGCTGGTGGTGGCGGGGCAGATGTTCTGGAAGGGAGGAGAGGGACTGTGGCCGAGCATATGGAAGTGA
- a CDS encoding type VI immunity family protein, which translates to MQRSHQEVIPGVMRGLERYREAIGLGTLAWTPDGEGDWQELDQSQWEMLRQKMGHPRGAEIRLRETDRLSSDYEFRYSGRDLKEAFEFQDLERTCAVAFWLPTEYLEKHGPAQVRKLALELGAELPFNSGHAGLSVYFSEDLYEVRKLLWPQCFRHPGLDMPAMERLPGRLGARIKGVSWLTFLGEPVLGQLGGAEGLAARLHSGGTTVENMGAGRAVVTLGEWPEAGDLEQGNTLPAYRELAQVLEPWLYQSPRVPEWKFPDEVLYRWERRFLE; encoded by the coding sequence ATGCAGCGCTCTCACCAGGAAGTCATTCCTGGGGTGATGAGAGGCCTAGAACGTTATCGCGAGGCAATCGGTCTCGGCACACTTGCTTGGACGCCGGATGGAGAGGGCGATTGGCAGGAACTCGATCAATCCCAGTGGGAAATGCTACGCCAGAAGATGGGGCATCCCCGGGGCGCCGAGATCCGGCTGCGCGAGACGGATCGACTCTCATCGGATTATGAGTTTCGCTACTCAGGGCGGGATTTGAAAGAAGCTTTCGAGTTCCAGGACCTGGAGCGCACCTGCGCCGTGGCGTTCTGGCTGCCCACTGAGTACCTGGAGAAGCATGGACCGGCTCAGGTCCGCAAACTGGCTCTGGAGTTGGGCGCGGAACTGCCCTTCAACTCCGGTCACGCAGGCCTCTCCGTGTATTTTTCCGAGGACCTGTACGAGGTCCGCAAGTTGCTCTGGCCGCAGTGCTTCCGTCACCCCGGTTTGGACATGCCGGCCATGGAGCGGCTGCCCGGCCGGCTCGGTGCACGCATCAAAGGCGTGTCCTGGTTGACGTTTCTCGGAGAGCCCGTCCTGGGACAACTGGGGGGGGCAGAGGGCTTGGCTGCACGCCTGCACTCCGGAGGGACGACCGTGGAGAACATGGGAGCAGGCCGTGCCGTCGTGACACTCGGAGAGTGGCCTGAAGCGGGAGATCTGGAGCAGGGGAACACCCTGCCTGCGTACCGCGAGCTGGCCCAGGTCTTGGAACCCTGGCTCTATCAGTCGCCTCGCGTTCCGGAGTGGAAGTTCCCGGACGAAGTGCTGTACCGGTGGGAGCGCCGCTTCCTGGAGTGA